One window of Mucilaginibacter inviolabilis genomic DNA carries:
- a CDS encoding ABC transporter permease: MLKNYFKIAIAVLRRRKFFTFISLFGISFTLTILLVLTSFLDKVVGDSYPDRKRDRSLYVTHLQEDGKDGQSSSTLSYYFLSHFVSSLKTPVKLGISSTYEGTNTYVNNKKIAVNYKYTNADYWDIMEYDFIEGKAFNKQQIDNADKVAVISEDMKRAYFGDIPSVAGKYIEADNVKYRVIGVVKNVPITSYNLYSDIYLPYTVAKTDFTKGKGYLGGFTAVMLAKSAADVPRMRNEYDAMMRRIPMESNRFNKMYSHAESYLRSYVNTGNENTSGVTIVLTIIVIFVLLVTVLPTLNLVNINITRIMERSSEIGVRKAFGASSGTLVYQFLIENIILTLLGGLIGLILAFVAIQVINSFHLIPNLVLSINFTVLGIGLLVCFFFGLLSGVYPAWRMSKLNVVTALKAQ; the protein is encoded by the coding sequence ATGCTAAAAAATTACTTTAAAATAGCCATAGCGGTATTAAGGCGCAGAAAGTTCTTCACCTTTATCAGCTTGTTCGGCATCAGCTTTACGCTTACTATATTACTGGTACTCACGTCTTTTCTTGATAAGGTTGTAGGTGACAGTTATCCTGACAGGAAACGCGACCGCTCATTGTATGTAACGCATCTTCAAGAGGATGGTAAAGATGGACAAAGCTCAAGCACATTATCCTACTATTTTTTAAGTCACTTTGTAAGTAGTTTAAAAACTCCGGTTAAATTGGGCATATCGTCAACTTATGAAGGTACAAACACCTATGTCAACAATAAAAAGATAGCCGTAAACTATAAATACACCAATGCCGACTACTGGGACATTATGGAATATGATTTTATTGAGGGTAAAGCTTTCAATAAGCAGCAGATAGATAATGCCGATAAAGTAGCCGTGATATCTGAGGATATGAAAAGAGCGTATTTTGGCGATATCCCATCCGTAGCAGGCAAATATATCGAGGCTGATAATGTAAAATACCGAGTAATAGGTGTAGTAAAAAACGTACCGATAACCAGTTATAACTTATACAGCGATATATACCTGCCTTATACAGTAGCAAAAACAGATTTTACGAAGGGGAAAGGATACCTTGGTGGCTTTACCGCTGTAATGTTGGCTAAATCGGCAGCGGATGTACCACGCATGCGCAATGAATATGATGCTATGATGCGCCGTATACCCATGGAAAGTAATCGGTTCAATAAAATGTATAGCCATGCCGAATCATATCTCAGGAGTTATGTGAATACGGGTAACGAGAACACATCTGGCGTAACCATTGTGCTTACCATTATAGTCATATTTGTTTTATTGGTAACTGTGCTCCCCACACTTAACCTGGTAAACATCAATATTACCCGAATTATGGAACGTTCATCAGAAATTGGGGTGCGCAAAGCTTTCGGGGCTTCATCGGGCACGCTGGTGTACCAGTTTTTGATAGAGAATATTATACTCACGCTCTTAGGCGGGCTCATCGGCTTAATATTGGCATTCGTTGCCATACAGGTAATCAATAGCTTTCATCTGATCCCTAACCTGGTACTGTCAATCAATTTTACAGTGCTGGGTATCGGTTTGCTGGTTTGTTTTTTCTTCGGCTTGTTATCGGGTGTTTACCCGGCCTGGCGCATGTCAAAGCTCAATGTAGTAACTGCTTTAAAAGCCCAATAA
- a CDS encoding outer membrane protein assembly factor BamB family protein, with protein MLPTAYNGWQTYAGTKEGNRYSSNDEINLSNVYHLKVAWTFSTKDKDTANRSQNQCNPIVVNGVLYGTSPKLKLFALDAATGAQRWIFDPASVDTAGKNDPMAYYKVSRGVIYWQNAKGGEKRIFYSVGSKTYAIDAEAGTPVKTFGLGGYIDLTKDLGRETKSFVAGTTPGVVYHDLFIVGTRVAESADAAPGHIRAYDARTGKMRWIFHTIPHPGEKGYETWQDTAAWKKFGGANSWAGMSLDEKRGIVYIPTGSIGGDFYGGFRKGQNLFGNSLLALNAATGKLKWHFQVVHHDLWDRDLPANPNLVTIMHDGKQIDAVAQITKHGYIFMFDRTNGKPIFPIEEKPVPTMALPGEQPWPTQPIPTLPEPFTRQTFNPEDVTDISPKTHEDMLQKYNQVKNRLMFTPPSKQGGWIFPGFDGGGEWGGAAVDAESKIMYINCSEMPWAQVMIDVPKGGNDQSLKGMGQVIYNKNCIGCHGPELKGNGSSYPSLVNIGKKYKEEQISQIIANGRNMMPSFKQIAPADKKALLAFLLKLPDTKASKAVAKEPTVNRNVSTKAEKKVVDEVPYTMTGYNRFLDKDGYPGIKPPWGTLNAVDLTTGKLLWKVPLGEYAELTKKGIPVTGTENYGGPLVTKGGLVFIAATKDEKIRAFDKKTGKVLWEAQLPAAGYATPATYSIDGKQYLVIACGGGKIGSKSGDEYVCFAL; from the coding sequence ATGCTACCAACAGCCTACAATGGCTGGCAAACCTATGCTGGCACTAAGGAAGGTAACCGCTATTCATCCAATGACGAGATCAATTTAAGCAATGTATATCATCTAAAAGTAGCCTGGACCTTCAGCACAAAGGATAAAGATACTGCCAACCGCAGCCAGAACCAGTGTAACCCTATTGTGGTTAATGGTGTGCTGTATGGTACAAGTCCTAAATTGAAACTATTTGCCCTGGATGCCGCTACGGGTGCGCAGCGCTGGATATTTGACCCGGCAAGTGTGGATACTGCCGGTAAAAACGATCCGATGGCTTATTACAAAGTGAGCAGGGGAGTGATCTACTGGCAAAATGCAAAAGGCGGCGAAAAGCGTATTTTTTATAGTGTAGGCTCTAAAACTTACGCCATTGATGCTGAAGCAGGCACACCCGTAAAAACATTCGGACTGGGCGGATATATCGATCTCACTAAAGATCTAGGACGTGAAACAAAGTCGTTTGTGGCAGGTACCACACCGGGTGTGGTGTATCATGATCTGTTTATTGTGGGTACCCGTGTGGCTGAATCTGCCGATGCCGCGCCGGGGCATATCCGGGCTTATGATGCCCGTACAGGTAAAATGCGCTGGATCTTCCATACGATACCTCATCCCGGCGAAAAGGGGTACGAAACCTGGCAGGATACCGCTGCCTGGAAAAAATTTGGCGGTGCCAACAGCTGGGCAGGCATGTCGCTGGATGAAAAGCGTGGTATAGTATACATCCCGACCGGTTCTATCGGTGGCGATTTTTATGGCGGTTTCCGCAAAGGGCAAAACCTGTTTGGCAATTCTCTACTCGCGCTGAATGCGGCTACAGGGAAGCTCAAATGGCATTTCCAGGTAGTTCATCATGATCTGTGGGATCGTGACCTACCTGCCAATCCCAACCTGGTGACTATCATGCATGATGGCAAACAGATAGATGCCGTGGCGCAGATCACCAAGCATGGTTATATCTTTATGTTCGACAGAACCAATGGTAAACCCATATTCCCGATAGAAGAAAAACCAGTGCCCACCATGGCGCTGCCTGGAGAGCAACCGTGGCCAACACAGCCTATTCCAACTTTACCCGAACCTTTTACGAGGCAAACTTTTAATCCGGAGGACGTGACCGATATTTCGCCCAAAACCCACGAGGATATGCTGCAAAAGTATAACCAGGTTAAAAATAGGCTGATGTTTACCCCGCCCAGTAAACAAGGTGGCTGGATATTTCCGGGTTTTGATGGTGGTGGTGAATGGGGCGGTGCGGCGGTTGATGCCGAGTCAAAAATCATGTATATCAACTGCTCCGAAATGCCCTGGGCGCAGGTGATGATCGATGTGCCAAAAGGTGGCAACGATCAATCGTTAAAAGGCATGGGGCAGGTGATCTATAACAAAAATTGTATCGGCTGCCATGGGCCTGAGTTAAAGGGTAATGGTTCTTCATACCCGTCACTGGTGAACATCGGCAAAAAATATAAAGAGGAGCAGATCAGCCAGATCATCGCTAACGGGCGCAATATGATGCCATCTTTTAAACAAATAGCCCCGGCAGATAAAAAGGCCCTGCTGGCGTTTTTGCTGAAATTACCTGATACGAAGGCAAGCAAAGCAGTAGCGAAGGAACCTACAGTAAATCGTAATGTAAGTACAAAAGCTGAGAAAAAAGTAGTGGACGAAGTGCCTTATACCATGACAGGCTACAACCGCTTTTTGGATAAGGACGGTTATCCCGGCATAAAACCACCATGGGGTACGCTGAATGCAGTAGACCTGACTACGGGTAAACTATTATGGAAAGTACCGCTTGGCGAGTACGCCGAACTGACCAAAAAGGGTATCCCAGTTACCGGCACCGAAAACTATGGAGGTCCGCTGGTAACCAAAGGCGGTCTGGTATTTATAGCCGCTACCAAGGACGAAAAGATCCGCGCTTTTGACAAAAAAACTGGTAAAGTATTATGGGAGGCTCAGCTACCTGCAGCAGGTTATGCCACACCAGCCACTTACTCCATTGATGGTAAACAATACCTGGTTATAGCCTGTGGCGGTGGTAAAATAGGGAGTAAGTCGGGCGATGAGTATGTTTGCTTTGCTCTTTAA
- a CDS encoding DUF2019 domain-containing protein yields the protein MGKIKDVATAIETFKEAARVHGEATGTGNYKLANKNYHLIFKVITYLKEIDQIDCLNQFLDDPNLNIRVWAATYLLPINEKRALETLNEASKGSGIISFNAKVTIDEWKKGHLKSL from the coding sequence ATGGGTAAGATAAAAGATGTTGCTACTGCGATAGAAACATTTAAAGAGGCTGCAAGGGTACATGGTGAGGCAACGGGAACAGGAAATTATAAGCTAGCTAATAAAAATTATCATTTAATTTTCAAGGTTATAACTTACCTGAAAGAGATTGATCAGATAGATTGCCTAAATCAATTTTTGGATGATCCCAATTTAAACATCCGAGTATGGGCAGCTACTTACCTATTGCCAATAAATGAAAAACGTGCCTTAGAAACATTGAATGAAGCTTCTAAGGGTAGTGGAATCATTTCTTTTAATGCGAAAGTTACTATTGATGAGTGGAAAAAAGGGCATCTGAAAAGTTTATAA
- a CDS encoding ABC transporter permease, translating into MFKHLFKLIWNKKKQNFLLMTEMLFSFLVLFAVFTLLVYYYDNYKKPMGFEYQNVWVISYNNAYQTKSTDSLNTYYEILRQNIKAMPEVRDLSFCSFNTPFTNNMSQGRVTYHKKEFYHMNFYTADDSYPATMNMQILEGRWFNKTDIVAKDKPIVINSDTKEQLFGKGTAVGQLISNGDDKDKMMRVIGVVQSIKVKGDYAPAGLGLYQRSDTGSLRWFGKIMVQVTPGANAAFEGRLYKTLANYMKNSNVEIEHLTNKRTSINYFTLVPMIVLSIVGVFLAINVALGLFGVLWYNINQRRGEIGLRRAVGASGGAVSSQLIYESMILATLSLIVGSFFAVQFPLLNVFDLSAGIYISAMLLAILFIYTLVFLCSLYPGRQAAAIYPAVALHEE; encoded by the coding sequence ATGTTCAAGCATTTATTTAAACTGATCTGGAACAAAAAGAAACAGAACTTTTTGCTCATGACCGAAATGTTGTTCTCGTTTCTGGTACTGTTTGCTGTATTTACACTGCTGGTGTATTATTACGATAACTATAAAAAACCGATGGGTTTTGAGTATCAGAATGTATGGGTAATAAGCTACAACAACGCTTACCAAACAAAGAGCACCGACTCGCTCAACACCTATTATGAAATTTTACGCCAGAATATTAAGGCAATGCCTGAGGTACGGGATTTGAGCTTTTGTAGCTTTAATACCCCATTTACCAATAATATGTCGCAAGGGCGTGTTACCTACCATAAAAAAGAGTTTTACCATATGAACTTTTATACGGCTGATGACAGTTACCCGGCCACTATGAATATGCAGATATTGGAAGGGCGCTGGTTTAATAAAACTGATATAGTTGCCAAAGACAAGCCTATCGTGATCAATAGCGACACTAAAGAACAATTGTTTGGTAAGGGAACTGCAGTAGGTCAGTTAATTTCTAATGGCGATGATAAAGATAAAATGATGCGGGTGATAGGCGTAGTACAAAGTATTAAAGTGAAAGGCGATTATGCACCTGCTGGTTTAGGGCTCTATCAACGGTCAGACACCGGCTCACTCCGTTGGTTTGGTAAAATCATGGTGCAGGTTACCCCGGGTGCCAACGCTGCTTTTGAAGGGCGCTTATATAAAACCCTGGCCAACTATATGAAAAATTCAAACGTTGAGATAGAGCATTTAACCAATAAACGTACAAGCATCAATTATTTTACCCTGGTACCCATGATCGTGCTGAGTATTGTAGGCGTTTTTCTGGCTATCAATGTTGCACTGGGGCTTTTCGGGGTGCTTTGGTATAACATCAACCAACGCCGTGGAGAAATTGGTTTGCGGCGGGCGGTTGGCGCCAGCGGTGGAGCTGTTTCGTCACAGCTTATTTATGAATCCATGATTCTGGCTACCTTGTCATTAATTGTGGGGTCTTTTTTTGCCGTGCAGTTCCCTTTGTTGAATGTTTTTGATCTGTCGGCAGGTATTTATATTTCTGCTATGTTGCTGGCTATCTTGTTTATTTATACGCTGGTATTCCTGTGTTCATTATATCCTGGCAGGCAGGCCGCGGCAATTTATCCGGCGGTAGCCTTACATGAAGAATAA
- a CDS encoding efflux RND transporter periplasmic adaptor subunit, whose product MDKEITLEVTTQKRRKTTMIVLIVISGLVLAVWILRGFIKSSINRGQITASAVVVGNIENTINATGEVLPEFEEIITSPINASIKNALMDAGNKVNVGQSIITLDKTTTQTEYDKLNFQLESKRNEISKLKLDLNKSFYDIQSNNDIKQLHISNLADAVENAKRLYKAGGGTREGIEQAELNLKVAQLEKKQLENEIKNKQQTMQIEIKEAEIAAAIQESDLNALQRKLQLANIVATRKGVITYVNKNIGANIHEGETLARIADLGSFKVQGSISDNSVDQLHAGIPVVIRFNDNQLRGHVSNVSPSIQNSIISFDIQLDDRSSKLLRPNMKVDVFLVTATHSKVMQVANGPAFKGSSVQDIFVINGAKAERRTVHIGLTNFDFVEIKDGVKPGDVVITSDMSEYKNSKEITINN is encoded by the coding sequence ATGGATAAGGAAATAACTCTTGAAGTAACCACGCAAAAACGCCGGAAAACCACGATGATCGTCTTGATCGTTATCAGTGGCTTGGTGCTGGCTGTATGGATACTGAGGGGATTCATCAAGTCGTCAATAAACAGAGGCCAGATTACCGCGTCCGCGGTTGTAGTGGGCAATATCGAAAATACCATCAACGCTACCGGCGAAGTTTTACCGGAGTTTGAGGAAATTATCACCAGCCCCATCAATGCATCCATCAAAAACGCCCTGATGGATGCCGGTAATAAAGTGAATGTGGGGCAATCCATCATCACCCTTGATAAAACCACTACTCAAACCGAATACGACAAGCTCAACTTTCAGCTGGAATCAAAACGCAACGAGATCAGCAAGCTCAAACTTGATCTGAACAAAAGTTTTTATGATATCCAATCGAACAACGATATCAAGCAGCTCCACATCAGCAACCTGGCAGATGCAGTTGAAAATGCCAAGCGCCTGTACAAGGCAGGCGGCGGTACCCGCGAAGGTATTGAACAGGCCGAGCTTAACCTGAAAGTGGCCCAGCTGGAAAAAAAACAGTTGGAAAACGAAATTAAAAATAAGCAGCAAACCATGCAAATAGAGATCAAAGAAGCGGAGATTGCTGCGGCCATACAGGAAAGTGATCTGAACGCACTGCAACGTAAACTACAACTGGCCAATATAGTGGCTACCCGTAAGGGGGTTATTACCTATGTAAATAAAAACATAGGCGCCAACATACATGAGGGCGAAACGCTGGCCCGCATTGCAGATCTGGGAAGTTTTAAGGTACAGGGCAGTATATCCGATAACTCGGTTGATCAGTTACACGCGGGTATCCCGGTGGTCATCAGGTTTAATGATAACCAGTTACGCGGACATGTAAGCAATGTATCCCCATCTATCCAAAACAGCATTATTTCTTTTGATATCCAGCTGGATGATCGGTCCAGCAAGCTGCTACGGCCCAATATGAAAGTTGATGTTTTTCTGGTAACCGCAACGCATAGCAAGGTAATGCAGGTAGCTAATGGGCCTGCATTTAAGGGATCGTCTGTACAAGACATTTTTGTGATCAATGGCGCAAAAGCCGAACGCAGGACAGTTCATATCGGCCTAACCAATTTTGATTTCGTGGAGATTAAAGACGGGGTGAAACCTGGTGATGTGGTGATCACTTCAGATATGAGCGAGTATAAAAACTCGAAAGAAATAACGATAAATAACTAG
- a CDS encoding sigma-54-dependent transcriptional regulator translates to MILVIDDDLAVRTSLVLLLKSEGYDVQCTEGPAEALKVIRKQSPELIILDLNFSIDTSGKEGLDLLTKIKQINNTIPVILITGWGSIELAVAGMKIGASDFINKPWSNEHLVQSVKTLLDLQDNKAEHRTRKQLDKSYNFQHIIGEDPKMLDILETIGRVAQTDASVLIMGESGTGKELIAEAIHQNSLRRNKPFIKVNLGGISTSLFESEMFGHIRGAFTDARFDRIGRFEMANKGTIFLDEIGDLDASSQVKLLRVLQDRTYEVLGSSRTKTVDVRIVCATNKNLNEMVSKGTFREDLLYRINLITVYLPALRDRPKDIPLLVEFFINNLKEIYNRPKLSVAPGAMKWLQQLPLPGNIRQLKNLVERSILVSKKDELGIDDFRSQLELSPVKKGNMQLPGVGTLTLEEVEVEMIKRAMDHHKNKISRAAAALGLTRSALYRRLDKYQIPYDEAED, encoded by the coding sequence ATGATATTGGTTATTGATGATGATTTAGCGGTACGCACCTCTTTAGTATTGTTGCTGAAAAGCGAAGGCTACGATGTGCAGTGTACCGAAGGCCCGGCCGAGGCACTAAAGGTTATCCGCAAGCAAAGCCCGGAGCTGATTATACTCGACCTTAATTTTTCGATAGATACCTCGGGCAAGGAAGGGCTCGACCTGCTGACCAAAATAAAGCAGATCAACAACACCATTCCCGTAATACTGATAACCGGCTGGGGCAGTATTGAACTGGCCGTAGCCGGTATGAAAATAGGCGCCAGCGACTTTATCAATAAGCCCTGGAGCAACGAGCACCTGGTACAATCGGTTAAAACCCTGCTCGATCTGCAGGACAACAAGGCCGAACACCGCACCCGTAAACAGCTTGATAAAAGCTACAACTTTCAGCACATTATTGGTGAAGACCCTAAAATGCTGGATATACTGGAAACCATAGGCCGCGTAGCCCAAACTGATGCATCGGTACTCATCATGGGCGAAAGTGGTACCGGTAAGGAACTGATTGCCGAGGCCATCCACCAAAATAGTTTGCGTCGTAACAAACCATTTATTAAGGTAAATCTGGGTGGTATCAGCACCTCTCTGTTTGAAAGCGAAATGTTCGGCCATATCCGGGGCGCGTTTACCGATGCACGGTTCGACAGGATCGGGCGTTTTGAAATGGCCAACAAAGGCACCATATTTCTGGATGAAATTGGCGACCTGGATGCCAGCAGCCAGGTAAAGCTGCTGCGTGTACTACAGGATCGCACCTACGAGGTGCTGGGCAGCAGTCGTACCAAAACAGTTGACGTACGGATAGTTTGTGCTACCAACAAAAACTTAAATGAAATGGTGAGCAAGGGTACGTTTCGCGAGGATCTGCTTTATCGCATCAACCTTATCACCGTTTACCTACCCGCCCTGCGCGACAGACCAAAGGATATCCCCCTGCTGGTGGAATTTTTTATCAATAACTTAAAAGAAATTTATAACCGGCCAAAGCTATCGGTAGCACCGGGCGCTATGAAATGGCTGCAGCAGCTGCCGCTGCCGGGTAATATCAGGCAATTGAAAAACCTGGTAGAGCGCTCCATTCTCGTCAGTAAAAAGGATGAGTTAGGTATTGATGATTTCCGCTCACAGTTGGAGCTTTCGCCGGTAAAAAAGGGGAATATGCAACTGCCTGGCGTGGGTACCCTCACGCTGGAAGAAGTGGAAGTAGAGATGATTAAACGGGCAATGGATCATCATAAAAACAAAATAAGCCGTGCCGCCGCTGCTCTGGGCCTCACGCGTAGTGCCCTGTACCGCCGCCTCGATAAATACCAGATACCTTACGATGAAGCTGAGGATTAA
- a CDS encoding ABC transporter ATP-binding protein translates to MIRLQNIEKVYRTDTIETLALNSISLDVAKGEFLSIMGPSGCGKSTLLNIMGLLDTPSKGDIKIGDQKTDHLSDKQLAQFRNQKLGFIFQSYHLINDLQVLDNVELPLLYRNTTAKERKALATEALAKVGLSNRIKHFPTQLSGGQRQRVAIARAIVGRPEIILADEPTGNLDSAMGNEIMDILINLNRNEGTTIVMVTHDENMAHKTHRLVRLFDGSQVQ, encoded by the coding sequence ATGATACGTTTACAAAACATTGAAAAAGTGTACCGTACAGATACTATAGAAACACTGGCCCTCAACAGCATCAGCCTGGATGTAGCCAAAGGCGAATTTTTATCTATCATGGGCCCTTCGGGCTGCGGCAAAAGTACGCTGCTGAATATCATGGGCTTGCTGGATACACCATCTAAAGGTGATATCAAGATAGGTGATCAAAAGACCGATCATTTGTCTGACAAGCAACTGGCGCAGTTCAGGAATCAGAAATTGGGTTTTATTTTCCAGAGCTATCACCTCATCAATGATCTGCAGGTACTGGATAATGTAGAACTGCCCCTGTTGTACCGCAACACCACAGCCAAAGAACGTAAGGCGCTGGCTACAGAAGCTCTCGCCAAAGTAGGCTTATCCAACCGCATTAAACATTTCCCTACACAACTATCGGGTGGTCAGCGGCAACGTGTGGCAATAGCCCGGGCTATTGTGGGCCGCCCGGAAATTATACTGGCCGATGAGCCCACCGGTAACCTGGACAGCGCTATGGGTAACGAGATCATGGACATCCTCATTAACCTTAACCGTAACGAAGGCACCACCATTGTAATGGTAACGCACGATGAAAATATGGCCCATAAAACCCATCGGCTGGTACGCTTATTTGATGGTTCGCAGGTTCAGTAA
- a CDS encoding TolC family protein, producing MKILYIISLLTMSAGAFGRSNSDTLRLTLQQVVEMAKANSIAAKQAATVRETKYWEYRTYKSNYQPQLALSGTLPDYQKTFSQVFQPDGTILFQPVHNDNSQLQLDFSQSITATGGTIYGRTQLQRFTDFDRHSALYNGVPYSIAYTQPLFQFNQLKWDKKIEPLKYNESKQKYIEDQENIAVTVEGYFFDLLLAQVNLHIAETNYSNTQKIMAITNIKFELGKVSKNEILQLQLELINAKKAVGAAKRDIEIATLNLRSYIGQEDDSKIVLAIPENISQMNVTSDKVLAEAYANRADAIGFLRRIAEAKRDVAKARGETGLKATLNANLGFSNTATSIPGVYNNPQNQQIVQLTLSVPILDWGRSKSRTKTALANQQLTEYTVEQDKQNFKQGIFTQVSLFNLMKEQLVYTAEADSIASEKYKIARERYVLGDLSITDLGIAFRENDAAKRDYITSLRDFWGAYYQLRYLSLYDFENNHKITYQ from the coding sequence ATGAAAATTTTATACATTATAAGTTTGTTGACCATGAGTGCAGGGGCATTTGGCCGCAGCAACAGCGATACGCTGCGGCTAACCCTGCAGCAGGTGGTTGAAATGGCCAAGGCAAACTCTATAGCCGCCAAACAGGCTGCTACCGTGCGCGAAACCAAGTACTGGGAATATCGTACCTATAAATCAAACTATCAGCCGCAGTTGGCTTTGAGTGGTACCTTGCCCGATTATCAAAAAACTTTTTCGCAGGTGTTTCAGCCCGATGGTACTATACTGTTTCAGCCCGTTCATAATGATAACTCACAACTGCAACTTGATTTTAGTCAGAGCATTACCGCCACCGGAGGTACCATTTATGGCAGAACCCAACTGCAGCGTTTTACTGATTTTGACAGGCATAGTGCATTATACAATGGTGTTCCGTATAGTATTGCGTATACTCAGCCGCTTTTTCAGTTTAACCAGCTCAAGTGGGATAAAAAAATTGAACCGCTAAAATATAACGAGAGTAAACAGAAATACATTGAAGACCAGGAAAATATAGCCGTTACGGTTGAAGGATATTTTTTTGATCTGTTGCTGGCACAGGTTAACTTGCACATTGCCGAAACAAATTACAGCAACACTCAAAAAATAATGGCTATAACCAACATTAAATTTGAGTTAGGTAAAGTATCAAAAAATGAGATATTGCAATTGCAACTGGAATTGATTAATGCTAAAAAAGCCGTGGGTGCCGCAAAACGCGACATAGAAATTGCTACGCTTAATTTGCGTAGCTATATCGGGCAGGAGGATGATAGCAAAATTGTGTTGGCTATACCCGAAAACATCAGTCAGATGAATGTTACCTCGGATAAGGTTTTGGCCGAGGCCTATGCTAACCGCGCAGACGCCATAGGCTTTTTAAGGCGCATTGCCGAAGCCAAAAGAGATGTAGCCAAAGCCAGGGGTGAAACAGGCTTGAAAGCTACCTTGAATGCCAACCTGGGCTTTTCAAATACGGCCACCAGTATTCCCGGAGTATATAATAATCCGCAAAATCAGCAGATAGTACAGTTAACGCTGTCTGTGCCTATTCTGGATTGGGGCAGGTCAAAATCGCGTACCAAAACAGCATTGGCCAACCAGCAACTTACTGAGTATACGGTGGAGCAGGATAAGCAAAATTTTAAACAGGGAATATTTACACAGGTATCGCTTTTTAATTTGATGAAGGAGCAGCTGGTGTATACCGCCGAAGCCGACAGTATAGCCTCAGAAAAGTACAAAATAGCCCGTGAACGCTATGTGCTGGGCGACCTGAGCATTACCGATCTGGGTATAGCCTTTCGCGAAAATGACGCAGCTAAGCGCGATTATATTACCTCGCTCCGCGATTTCTGGGGAGCCTATTACCAGCTGCGTTACCTATCGTTATATGATTTTGAAAACAACCATAAAATAACGTACCAGTAG